The following are encoded together in the Chlorocebus sabaeus isolate Y175 chromosome 20, mChlSab1.0.hap1, whole genome shotgun sequence genome:
- the LOC103223976 gene encoding small proline-rich protein 2E, with product MSYQQQQCKQPCQPPPVCPTPKCPEPCPPPKCPEPCPPPKCPEPCPPQQCQQKCPPVPPSPPCQPKCPPKSK from the coding sequence ATGTCTTATCAACAGCAGCAGTGCAAGCAGCCCTGCCAGCCACCTCCTGTGTGCCCCACGCCAAAGTGTCCAGAGCCGTGTCCACCCCCGAAGTGCCCTGAGCCCTGCCCACCACCAAAGTGTCCAGagccctgcccacctcagcagtGCCAGCAGAAATGTCCTCCTGTGccaccttccccaccctgccagcCAAAGTGTCCACCCAAGAGCAAGTAA